In the Pseudomonadota bacterium genome, ACGGCGAGATCGTTGAGGCGCGCTTCCTGAAGAACCTGAACGGCAACACCGACTACGATCTCACGCTGGAGGCCTCGAAGGCAGGCTATGGCGTGAAGGGTTCGCTCAAGAGCAAAGCGTACCAGACTTCGTTGGAGCTCGACGATCCCCTGCTCGACGTTGTTCGCGTGCAGGCGTTGATTCGCAAGAAGGTGCTAAAGGAAGGGCAGCAGCTGAGCGTTGCCCAGTACGTTCCGAATGCGAATCCGAGCGCCACCGTGACCATGAGCATGCGTCGTCTCGAAAGGCCACAAGGGCAATGGAACACGCATATGCAGATCGCCGATATCGCCCAGAAGGCCAGGCTCGATGCTCAGGGGATGCTCGAGCGCGCACAACTCCCCCTAGGTCCCATCACACTCGAAGTGAAGCGGGGGTGGCTTCACGGGACGCTCTAGTCCTTCAACCGCGTGACACCGATCGATCCCTGGCAAGCGGTACTAGTGCCTCGCCACAGGAATCCTGGTTGGTTGGGGCCTGCAGTGGGGCTCGCTGGCAAGGCGGACCGACGAAGACTGCGGTTCATTTCGATGCGGCGCAGCGCATATTCGAGGAGGTCCTAACGCCGCCAGCGGGCGCCAGGGCTGGGGCCAAACGATCAGGATTCCTGTGGCGAGGTACTAGCACTAGCCGGCCGATTCGGGTGGCTGGCGGCGCTCGGCTTGGGCCCCGCCACAGAATAGCCTGTGCAGATCGCAGAGGACCGGGCGTCGCTGGCAAGGCGCGACGACGAGGAATATTGGGGATATTTCGAGGAGGAGCAACACAGCCAGCGGCGTTTGGGACCCGCGAAGTGGGCAGGTTATTCTGTGGCGGAGCCTTGGTGTTGCTCCTGGGCGCGTGCGCGCACGCGCGGCCGGCTGGTGCACCTGCCGGAGGCCCTCGACCTAAGATCACGCCCTCGACTGAGGATCGGCGGCCGCATGACGCGCAAAGCGGCGCCGAGCCTTGGCGGCCATCCAGACTCTTGGGCTTTGGCTCGGTGCCCGTGCGGCGTGTGGATCCGACAGTCGATCTTGGCGCTCCTGTTCGTATGCTGCTGCGTGGCTCCAGAGATCCAGCGCTGCGTGATCGCCTGGCCAAGTTCCATAGGGAGGTCGGTATCGAACCTCGGGGCGTCTGGGTGCGCGTCGGCCGCGCTGCGGTTCCGGTGTCGGAGGTCCAGCCTCGGCACCTCGCCGCCACCTTCTTCGTCGACTTCGACCAGCCCCCTGTGGCCGAACTGCTCGAACACCTGCAGGCCGGAGGCAAGCGGCCAACACCGGTTGGGCTACGGGATTTCGTTGCCAGCCATTTCAAGCAGGCGCGCTCCGGCGGCTTCGATCCCGCTTCCCTC is a window encoding:
- a CDS encoding transglutaminase-like domain-containing protein; protein product: MPVRRVDPTVDLGAPVRMLLRGSRDPALRDRLAKFHREVGIEPRGVWVRVGRAAVPVSEVQPRHLAATFFVDFDQPPVAELLEHLQAGGKRPTPVGLRDFVASHFKQARSGGFDPASLAARTASGDCSEHAVLLAALARGLKMPARVILGVAIVEHRGELYGFGHAWTQIHANGSWQSLDATLIEAAGYLATSELLDESPGAGLSLAREIAAGFLFPESIEISHAR